A stretch of the Panicum virgatum strain AP13 chromosome 9N, P.virgatum_v5, whole genome shotgun sequence genome encodes the following:
- the LOC120690896 gene encoding UDP-glucuronate:xylan alpha-glucuronosyltransferase 2-like isoform X1 gives MGVTTTGEAVKSPVRAGVIVKLNAAFLALFLLAYMALLLHPRYSYLLDRGATSLVRCTFSDDACPSSTQQLSPKLGGVAANKVAAERIVNTGRAPAMFDELRGRLRMGLVNIGREDVLALGVEGEAVRVDLERVSDVFRWSDLFPEWIDEEEEDEGPSCPELPMPDFSRYDGEVDVVVASLPCNRTAPGGWNRDVFRLQVHLAAARMAARKGRRDGGGAVRVVLRSECEPMMDLFRCDEAAGREGDWWMYRVDVERLEEKLRLPVGSCNLALPLWGSGAGIHEVLLNNVSEEQAAAAAPSPTTTGRRRPRREAYATVLHSSDTYLCGAIVLAQSIRRSGSTRDLVLLHDHTVSKPALRALSAAGWSPRRIKRIRNPRAARGAYNEYNYSKFRLWQLTEYERVVFVDADILVLRNLDALFGLPQLAAVGNDGPLFNSGVMVVEPSACTFEALVRQRRTVRSYNGGDQGFLNEVFVWWHRLPRRVNYLKNFWANTTGERALKERLFRADPAEVWAIHYLGMKPWTCYRDYDCNWNVADQRVYASDEAHARWWQVYDRMGEPMRGPCRLSERRKVEIAWDRHVAQERAFADQHWRINITDPRKWE, from the exons ATGGGGGTGACCACGACCGGGGAAGCGGTGAAGTCCCCGGTGCGGGCGGGCGTCATCGTCAAGCTCAACGCGGCGTTCCTCGCCCTGTTCCTCCTCGcgtacatggcgctcctcctccaccccagGTACTCGTACCTCCTCGACCGCGGCGCCACCTCCCTCGTCCGCTGCACCTTCAGCGACGACGCCTGCCCGTCGTCGACCCAGCAGCTCTCACCGAAG CTGGGAGGCGTGGCGGCGAAcaaggtggcggcggagcggatCGTGAACACGGGGCGCGCGCCGGCCATGTTCGACGAGCTCCGGGGCCGGCTGCGGATGGGCCTGGTGAACATCGGCCGCGAGGACGTGCTGGCGCTGGGCGtggagggcgaggcggtgcgCGTGGACCTGGAGCGCGTCTCCGACGTGTTCCGGTGGTCGGACCTGTTCCCGGAGTGgatcgacgaggaggaggaggacgaggggcCGTCCTGCCCGGAGCTCCCGATGCCGGACTTCTCCCGGTACGACGGCGAGGTGGACGTGGTGGTGGCGTCCCTGCCGTGCAACCGCACCGCGCCCGGCGGGTGGAACCGCGACGTGTTCAGGCTGCAGGTgcacctggcggcggcgcggatggcggCGCGCAAGggccggcgcgacggcggcggggccgtgcgCGTCGTGCTGCGGAGCGAGTGCGAGCCCATGATGGACCTGTTCCGGTGCGACGAGGCGGCGGGCCGGGAGGGGGACTGGTGGATGTACAGGGTCGACGTGGAGCGCCTCGAGGAGAAGCTCCGGCTGCCCGTCGGGTCCTGCAACCTCGCGCTCCCGCTCTGGGGATCAGGAG CAGGCATCCACGAGGTGTTGTTGAACAACGTGTcggaggagcaggcggcggcggcggcgccgtctccaacgacgacggggcggcggcgtccccgccgcGAGGCGTACGCGACGGTGCTGCACTCGTCGGACACGTACCTGTGCGGCGCGATCGTGCTGGCGCAGAGCATCCGGCGGTCGGGGTCGACCCGCGACCTGGTCCTCCTCCACGACCACACGGTGTCCAAGCCGGCGCTCCGGGCGCtgtcggcggcggggtggagcccGCGCCGGATCAAGCGCATCCGCAacccgcgcgcggcgcggggcgccTACAACGAGTACAACTACAGCAAGTTCCGGCTGTGGCAGCTGACCGAGTACGAGCGCGTGGTGTTCGTGGACGCCGACATCCTGGTGCTCCGCAACCTGGACGCGCTGTTCGGGCTCCCGCAGCTCGCCGCGGTGGGCAACGACGGGCCGCTCTTCAACTCGGGCGTGATGGTGGTCGAGCCGTCGGCGTGCACGTTCGAGGCGCTGGTCCGGCAGCGGCGCACGGTGCGGTCGTACAACGGCGGCGACCAGGGGTTCCTGAACGAGGTGTTCGTGTGGTGGCACCGGCTGCCGCGGCGCGTCAACTACCTCAAGAACTTCTGGGCCAACACCACCGGGGAGCGCGCGCTCAAGGAGCGGCTGTTCCGGGCGGACCCCGCGGAGGTGTGGGCCATCCACTACCTGGGGATGAAGCCCTGGACGTGCTACCGGGACTACGACTGCAACTGGAACGTGGCGGACCAGCGGGTGTACGCCAGCGACGAGGCG
- the LOC120690896 gene encoding UDP-glucuronate:xylan alpha-glucuronosyltransferase 2-like isoform X2, producing the protein MGVTTTGEAVKSPVRAGVIVKLNAAFLALFLLAYMALLLHPRYSYLLDRGATSLVRCTFSDDACPSSTQQLSPKLGGVAANKVAAERIVNTGRAPAMFDELRGRLRMGLVNIGREDVLALGVEGEAVRVDLERVSDVFRWSDLFPEWIDEEEEDEGPSCPELPMPDFSRYDGEVDVVVASLPCNRTAPGGWNRDVFRLQVHLAAARMAARKGRRDGGGAVRVVLRSECEPMMDLFRCDEAAGREGDWWMYRVDVERLEEKLRLPVGSCNLALPLWGSGGIHEVLLNNVSEEQAAAAAPSPTTTGRRRPRREAYATVLHSSDTYLCGAIVLAQSIRRSGSTRDLVLLHDHTVSKPALRALSAAGWSPRRIKRIRNPRAARGAYNEYNYSKFRLWQLTEYERVVFVDADILVLRNLDALFGLPQLAAVGNDGPLFNSGVMVVEPSACTFEALVRQRRTVRSYNGGDQGFLNEVFVWWHRLPRRVNYLKNFWANTTGERALKERLFRADPAEVWAIHYLGMKPWTCYRDYDCNWNVADQRVYASDEAHARWWQVYDRMGEPMRGPCRLSERRKVEIAWDRHVAQERAFADQHWRINITDPRKWE; encoded by the exons ATGGGGGTGACCACGACCGGGGAAGCGGTGAAGTCCCCGGTGCGGGCGGGCGTCATCGTCAAGCTCAACGCGGCGTTCCTCGCCCTGTTCCTCCTCGcgtacatggcgctcctcctccaccccagGTACTCGTACCTCCTCGACCGCGGCGCCACCTCCCTCGTCCGCTGCACCTTCAGCGACGACGCCTGCCCGTCGTCGACCCAGCAGCTCTCACCGAAG CTGGGAGGCGTGGCGGCGAAcaaggtggcggcggagcggatCGTGAACACGGGGCGCGCGCCGGCCATGTTCGACGAGCTCCGGGGCCGGCTGCGGATGGGCCTGGTGAACATCGGCCGCGAGGACGTGCTGGCGCTGGGCGtggagggcgaggcggtgcgCGTGGACCTGGAGCGCGTCTCCGACGTGTTCCGGTGGTCGGACCTGTTCCCGGAGTGgatcgacgaggaggaggaggacgaggggcCGTCCTGCCCGGAGCTCCCGATGCCGGACTTCTCCCGGTACGACGGCGAGGTGGACGTGGTGGTGGCGTCCCTGCCGTGCAACCGCACCGCGCCCGGCGGGTGGAACCGCGACGTGTTCAGGCTGCAGGTgcacctggcggcggcgcggatggcggCGCGCAAGggccggcgcgacggcggcggggccgtgcgCGTCGTGCTGCGGAGCGAGTGCGAGCCCATGATGGACCTGTTCCGGTGCGACGAGGCGGCGGGCCGGGAGGGGGACTGGTGGATGTACAGGGTCGACGTGGAGCGCCTCGAGGAGAAGCTCCGGCTGCCCGTCGGGTCCTGCAACCTCGCGCTCCCGCTCTGGGGATCAGGAG GCATCCACGAGGTGTTGTTGAACAACGTGTcggaggagcaggcggcggcggcggcgccgtctccaacgacgacggggcggcggcgtccccgccgcGAGGCGTACGCGACGGTGCTGCACTCGTCGGACACGTACCTGTGCGGCGCGATCGTGCTGGCGCAGAGCATCCGGCGGTCGGGGTCGACCCGCGACCTGGTCCTCCTCCACGACCACACGGTGTCCAAGCCGGCGCTCCGGGCGCtgtcggcggcggggtggagcccGCGCCGGATCAAGCGCATCCGCAacccgcgcgcggcgcggggcgccTACAACGAGTACAACTACAGCAAGTTCCGGCTGTGGCAGCTGACCGAGTACGAGCGCGTGGTGTTCGTGGACGCCGACATCCTGGTGCTCCGCAACCTGGACGCGCTGTTCGGGCTCCCGCAGCTCGCCGCGGTGGGCAACGACGGGCCGCTCTTCAACTCGGGCGTGATGGTGGTCGAGCCGTCGGCGTGCACGTTCGAGGCGCTGGTCCGGCAGCGGCGCACGGTGCGGTCGTACAACGGCGGCGACCAGGGGTTCCTGAACGAGGTGTTCGTGTGGTGGCACCGGCTGCCGCGGCGCGTCAACTACCTCAAGAACTTCTGGGCCAACACCACCGGGGAGCGCGCGCTCAAGGAGCGGCTGTTCCGGGCGGACCCCGCGGAGGTGTGGGCCATCCACTACCTGGGGATGAAGCCCTGGACGTGCTACCGGGACTACGACTGCAACTGGAACGTGGCGGACCAGCGGGTGTACGCCAGCGACGAGGCG
- the LOC120691311 gene encoding probable carbohydrate esterase At4g34215, translating to MRIFVLSGQSNMAGRGGVHHRRWDGVVPPEGTPDPSIQRLSASLDWEEAREPLHADIDTTKTCGVGPGMVFARAVLPCLQEDALGEGARTGIGLVPCAVGGTAIREWARGERLYEQMVCRARVAAGYGEIEAVLWYQGESDAESDAATAAYRRNIEGLIANVRADLGMPQLPFIQVALASGDKRNIDKVRSAQFSVNLPNVVTVDAMGLALNEDNMHLTTESQVKLGNMLAEAYIKNFLTTTC from the exons ATGCGTATCTTCGTGCTCTCCGGCCAGAGCAAcatggccggccgcggcggcgtgcatcATCGGCGCTGGGACGGCGTGGTGCCGCCGGAGGGCACGCCGGACCCGTCCATCCAGCGCCTCTCCGCCTCGCTGGACTGGGAGGAGGCCCGGGAGCCGCTCCACGCCGACATCGACACCACGAAGACCTGCGGCGTCGGGCCCGGGATGGTCTTCGCCCGCGCTGTGCTCCCGTGCCTGCAGGAGGACGCCCTCGGCGAGGGGGCCCGGACCGGGATCGGGCTCGTGCCGTGCGCCGTCGGCGGGACGGCTATCCGGGAGTGGGCTCGCGGGGAGCGCCTGTACGAGCAGATGGTGTGCCGGGCGCGCGTCGCGGCCGGGTACGGCGAGATCGAGGCCGTGCTGTGGTACCAGGGGGAGAGCGACGCGGAGTCTGACGCCGCAACGGCGGCGTACCGCCGGAATATCGAGGGGCTCATCGCCAATGTCAGAGCGGATCTTGGGATGCCGCAGTTGCCTTTTATTCAG GTTGCTCTTGCATCCGGCGATAAAAGGAACATTGACAAAGTGAGAAGTGCTCAATTTAGCGTTAACCTGCCCAATGTTGTAACTGTTGATGCAATGGGTCTTGCGTTGAACGAAGATAACATGCATCTTACCACTGAGTCACAAGTAAAGCTTGGTAACATGCTTGCAGAAGCCTACATCAAGAACTTCTTAACAACAACTTGTTAG
- the LOC120691312 gene encoding uncharacterized protein LOC120691312, protein MVGQPIGAAPLPSLLMGQPGTLGEQSIGAGPLPAGLPERPATHALLLEGQQTIGGGTGPLPPPAAEDEVAAMGKATAPAFTKLRRSSRNVGKADEHTLHKVERLALKKNLESSGYFQGSLLTTLLGPVAA, encoded by the exons ATGGTAGGGCAGCCGATCGGGGCTGCGCCGCTGCCCTCGCTGCTGATGGGGCAGCCAGGGACGCTCGGGGAACAGTCCATCGGGGCTGGTCCGCTACCCGCGGGGCTGCCTGAGCGGCCGGCCACGCACGCCTTGCTGTTGGAGGGGCAGCAGACCATCGGCGGGGGTACTGGACCATTGCCACCGCCAGCAGCCGAGGATGAGGTGGCAGCTATGGGGAAGGCCACTGCTCCTGCGTTTACCAAACTCCGCCGAAGTAGCAGGAATGTGGGAAAGGCGGATGAGCACACCCTACACAAGGTAGAACGATTGGCGTTGAAAAAGAACCTTGAATCTTCAG GTTATTTTCAGGGGAGCTTATTGACTACGCTTCTGGGCCCAGTTGCAGCGTGA
- the LOC120691678 gene encoding protein WEAK CHLOROPLAST MOVEMENT UNDER BLUE LIGHT 1-like isoform X2, with amino-acid sequence MRSNTAISMLEASMQQEFPMSLILIDGKGDLQEVSVEQKVPIGDYVALSPKAGSCELLSTNKIPDSFPTSCSDAYESKEAQDDSIKMEASEVNVCADSQSLLRLNEGVQDDASCIDSGMFTCGTPPAILKKVKEDRPLTVNRFQEHQMDLGDTLQKVPTPVSRSSTSKYLRMDKTTVDTTTPIESVKVAASKFGGSINWKTRRSQTARESDHTILELDKLKNEISECKHQAEAAEAAKLSVFNELGRTKNIIDEMTHVLEKQQAIEVDAKEDLELFQFILQEMEGVDFDNSTVTEKLNNIQERRKSLVAKVLLVKDDFRKVQEDYDSLLIETDISVRKAQTAFAMSKDAEKQVEELTIELQRLKEVFDLAQSTCHDAEENKKGTLMARDEDCLAWQKDLRQAEQELNQISMKLSSVQELQSKVDTSSSLLLDLKNEVATYMEAKLIEEAQEQESGTHKSMQEEAIILSRNELEEHRKSIAKVTDELCALKTTAASLKSELNREKAALAAIQQREAMASITMQSVKVEIKLSQQEFEAVHAKGKECGDKAVELRRVLQDAAKEANEAKSVAAKTQEELRKAKEEVELAKAALSTMEFRLEAVLRDVEVAKESQRLALNALEGTKVSANIKQQGSSQMITLDVDEYASLVERSHRAEELVHEKTAAATAQVEAAKESESRTLSRLSETYKALEERKQALLADTERADRATEGKLAMEQELRKWREENGRRRRAGDQAPKSKAKPSNTAEIIRGDTKCTIKDDSCAASSVHPLSDASGRSSPNDLALQAKTKKAKKLSLFPRIIIFLGRRRLKAAR; translated from the exons TTTCCATGCTTGAGGCATCAATGCAGCAAGAATTTCCTATGAGCCTCATATTGATTGACGGGAAAGGCGATTTGCAAGAAGTTTCAGTTGAACAAAAAGTTCCTATTGGTGATTATGTTGCTCTGTCACCAAAAGCAGGCAGTTGTGAATTACTGTCCACCAACAAAATACCTGATAGCTTTCCAACTTCCTGTAGTGATGCTTATGAATCAAAGGAAGCCCAAGATGATTCTATCAAAATGGAAGCTTCTGAAGTAAATGTCTGTGCAGATTCACAGTCTTTGCTTAGATTAAATGAAGGGGTCCAAGATGATGCTTCTTGTATTGATTCTGGTATGTTTACTTGTGGAACACCACCTGCCATCCTGAAAAAGGTGAAAGAAGATAGACCACTGACTGTCAACAGATTTCAAGAGCACCAAATGGACCTAGGAGACACACTGCAAAAGGTCCCTACACCTGTGAGCAGATCAAGCACCAGCAAGTACTTGAGAATGGATAAAACCACTGTTGATACTACGACCCCTATTGAATCAGTAAAGGTTGCTGCATCAAAGTTTGGTGGTAGCATCAACTGGAAAACTCGTAGATCACAGACAGCACGG GAGAGTGACCATACCATACTTGAGCTTGATAAGCTGAAGAATGAAATTTCAGAATGTAAACATCAAGCAGAAGCTGCAGAGGCTGCAAAGTTATCAGTATTCAATGAGCTTGGGAGAACAAAGAACATTATTGACGAGATGACACACGTCCTGGAGAAGCAACAAGCCATAGAGGTGGATGCCAAGGAGGACTTGGAGTTGTTTCAATTTATTTTACAAGAGATGGAGGGAGTTGACTTTGACAATAGTACTGTAACTGAGAAGTTGAATAATATTCAAGAACGGCGCAAATCATTGGTTGCCAAAGTTTTGTTAGTGAAAGATGACTTCAGAAAAGTTCAGGAGGATTATGATTCTCTGTTGATCGAAACAGATATTTCTGTTAGAAAAGCTCAGACAGCCTTCGCAATGTCCAAAGATGCTGAGAAACAAGTGGAGGAGCTCACCATAGAGCTCCAAAGACTGAAGGAGGTGTTTGATTTGGCTCAGTCCACATGCCATGATGCTGAAGAAAACAAGAAAGGCACATTGATGGCGCGTGATGAGGATTGCCTGGCATGGCAAAAGGATCTCAGACAAGCAGAGCAAGAGCTGAATCAAATCAGCATGAAGCTTTCTTCTGTTCAAGAATTGCAGTCAAAGGTTGATACATCATCCAGCTTGTTGCTGGATCTCAAGAATGAGGTAGCCACTTATATGGAGGCGAAGTTAATCGAGGAAGCACAGGAACAAGAAAGTGGAACTCATAAATCCATGCAAGAAGAAGCCATCATTCTGTCAAGGAATGAGCTCGAGGAGCACAGGAAAAGCATTGCTAAGGTGACAGATGAATTATGCGCTCTGAAAACAACTGCTGCATCACTCAAATCGGAGTTGAACAGAGAGAAAGCAGCGCTTGCCGCCATTCAGCAGAGGGAAGCGATGGCATCCATAACCATGCAATCTGTCAAGGTGGAGATTAAATTATCTCAGCAGGAATTTGAAGCAGTTCATGCCAAGGGGAAAGAGTGCGGAGATAAAGCAGTCGAGTTGCGCAGGGTTCTGCAAGACGCAGCCAAGGAAGCCAATGAGGCTAAGTCCGTCGCTGCCAAGACACAGGAGGAGCTAAGAAAGGCCAAGGAAGAAGTGGAGCTAGCGAAGGCTGCTCTGAGCACTATGGAATTCAGGCTTGAAGCAGTTCTGAGGGACGTAGAAGTGGCCAAAGAGTCTCAGCGGCTAGCGCTTAATGCTCTGGAGGGCACTAAGGTTTCAGCAAACATCAAACAACAGGGTTCTTCTCAGATGATCACGCTTGATGTGGATGAGTACGCATCTCTAGTCGAGAGGTCCCATCGGGCAGAAGAGCTTGTCCACGAGAAGACAGCTGCTGCTACTGCACAGGTCGAGGCAGCCAAGGAGTCTGAATCACGCACCTTATCAAGACTGAGCGAAACATACAAGGCCTTGGAAGAACGAAAGCAGGCATTGCTCGCCGACACAGAGCGGGCCGACAGGGCCACAGAGGGCAAGCTGGCCATGGAGCAGGAGCTGAGGAAATGGAGGGAGGAAAACGGCAGGCGGCGCAGGGCTGGTGACCAGGCTCCAAAATCTAAAGCCAAACCTTCAAACACTGCAGAGATCATCCGTGGAGACACGAAATGCACGATCAAAGATGACAGTTGTGCCGCCTCGTCAGTTCATCCTCTGTCGGACGCGTCCGGGAGGAGCAGCCCCAACGATCTGGCCCTGCAAGCGAAGACGAAGAAGGCAAAGAAGCTGTCGCTCTTCCCGCGCATCATCATTTTCCTGGGCAGGAGGCGGCTCAAAGCTGCCAGGTAA
- the LOC120691678 gene encoding protein WEAK CHLOROPLAST MOVEMENT UNDER BLUE LIGHT 1-like isoform X1 codes for MRSNTAISMLEASMQQEFPMSLILIDGKGDLQEVSVEQKVPIGDYVALSPKAGSCELLSTNKIPDSFPTSCSDAYESKEAQDDSIKMEASEVNVCADSQSLLRLNEGVQDDASCIDSGMFTCGTPPAILKKVKEDRPLTVNRFQEHQMDLGDTLQKVPTPVSRSSTSKYLRMDKTTVDTTTPIESVKVAASKFGGSINWKTRRSQTARQESDHTILELDKLKNEISECKHQAEAAEAAKLSVFNELGRTKNIIDEMTHVLEKQQAIEVDAKEDLELFQFILQEMEGVDFDNSTVTEKLNNIQERRKSLVAKVLLVKDDFRKVQEDYDSLLIETDISVRKAQTAFAMSKDAEKQVEELTIELQRLKEVFDLAQSTCHDAEENKKGTLMARDEDCLAWQKDLRQAEQELNQISMKLSSVQELQSKVDTSSSLLLDLKNEVATYMEAKLIEEAQEQESGTHKSMQEEAIILSRNELEEHRKSIAKVTDELCALKTTAASLKSELNREKAALAAIQQREAMASITMQSVKVEIKLSQQEFEAVHAKGKECGDKAVELRRVLQDAAKEANEAKSVAAKTQEELRKAKEEVELAKAALSTMEFRLEAVLRDVEVAKESQRLALNALEGTKVSANIKQQGSSQMITLDVDEYASLVERSHRAEELVHEKTAAATAQVEAAKESESRTLSRLSETYKALEERKQALLADTERADRATEGKLAMEQELRKWREENGRRRRAGDQAPKSKAKPSNTAEIIRGDTKCTIKDDSCAASSVHPLSDASGRSSPNDLALQAKTKKAKKLSLFPRIIIFLGRRRLKAAR; via the exons TTTCCATGCTTGAGGCATCAATGCAGCAAGAATTTCCTATGAGCCTCATATTGATTGACGGGAAAGGCGATTTGCAAGAAGTTTCAGTTGAACAAAAAGTTCCTATTGGTGATTATGTTGCTCTGTCACCAAAAGCAGGCAGTTGTGAATTACTGTCCACCAACAAAATACCTGATAGCTTTCCAACTTCCTGTAGTGATGCTTATGAATCAAAGGAAGCCCAAGATGATTCTATCAAAATGGAAGCTTCTGAAGTAAATGTCTGTGCAGATTCACAGTCTTTGCTTAGATTAAATGAAGGGGTCCAAGATGATGCTTCTTGTATTGATTCTGGTATGTTTACTTGTGGAACACCACCTGCCATCCTGAAAAAGGTGAAAGAAGATAGACCACTGACTGTCAACAGATTTCAAGAGCACCAAATGGACCTAGGAGACACACTGCAAAAGGTCCCTACACCTGTGAGCAGATCAAGCACCAGCAAGTACTTGAGAATGGATAAAACCACTGTTGATACTACGACCCCTATTGAATCAGTAAAGGTTGCTGCATCAAAGTTTGGTGGTAGCATCAACTGGAAAACTCGTAGATCACAGACAGCACGG CAGGAGAGTGACCATACCATACTTGAGCTTGATAAGCTGAAGAATGAAATTTCAGAATGTAAACATCAAGCAGAAGCTGCAGAGGCTGCAAAGTTATCAGTATTCAATGAGCTTGGGAGAACAAAGAACATTATTGACGAGATGACACACGTCCTGGAGAAGCAACAAGCCATAGAGGTGGATGCCAAGGAGGACTTGGAGTTGTTTCAATTTATTTTACAAGAGATGGAGGGAGTTGACTTTGACAATAGTACTGTAACTGAGAAGTTGAATAATATTCAAGAACGGCGCAAATCATTGGTTGCCAAAGTTTTGTTAGTGAAAGATGACTTCAGAAAAGTTCAGGAGGATTATGATTCTCTGTTGATCGAAACAGATATTTCTGTTAGAAAAGCTCAGACAGCCTTCGCAATGTCCAAAGATGCTGAGAAACAAGTGGAGGAGCTCACCATAGAGCTCCAAAGACTGAAGGAGGTGTTTGATTTGGCTCAGTCCACATGCCATGATGCTGAAGAAAACAAGAAAGGCACATTGATGGCGCGTGATGAGGATTGCCTGGCATGGCAAAAGGATCTCAGACAAGCAGAGCAAGAGCTGAATCAAATCAGCATGAAGCTTTCTTCTGTTCAAGAATTGCAGTCAAAGGTTGATACATCATCCAGCTTGTTGCTGGATCTCAAGAATGAGGTAGCCACTTATATGGAGGCGAAGTTAATCGAGGAAGCACAGGAACAAGAAAGTGGAACTCATAAATCCATGCAAGAAGAAGCCATCATTCTGTCAAGGAATGAGCTCGAGGAGCACAGGAAAAGCATTGCTAAGGTGACAGATGAATTATGCGCTCTGAAAACAACTGCTGCATCACTCAAATCGGAGTTGAACAGAGAGAAAGCAGCGCTTGCCGCCATTCAGCAGAGGGAAGCGATGGCATCCATAACCATGCAATCTGTCAAGGTGGAGATTAAATTATCTCAGCAGGAATTTGAAGCAGTTCATGCCAAGGGGAAAGAGTGCGGAGATAAAGCAGTCGAGTTGCGCAGGGTTCTGCAAGACGCAGCCAAGGAAGCCAATGAGGCTAAGTCCGTCGCTGCCAAGACACAGGAGGAGCTAAGAAAGGCCAAGGAAGAAGTGGAGCTAGCGAAGGCTGCTCTGAGCACTATGGAATTCAGGCTTGAAGCAGTTCTGAGGGACGTAGAAGTGGCCAAAGAGTCTCAGCGGCTAGCGCTTAATGCTCTGGAGGGCACTAAGGTTTCAGCAAACATCAAACAACAGGGTTCTTCTCAGATGATCACGCTTGATGTGGATGAGTACGCATCTCTAGTCGAGAGGTCCCATCGGGCAGAAGAGCTTGTCCACGAGAAGACAGCTGCTGCTACTGCACAGGTCGAGGCAGCCAAGGAGTCTGAATCACGCACCTTATCAAGACTGAGCGAAACATACAAGGCCTTGGAAGAACGAAAGCAGGCATTGCTCGCCGACACAGAGCGGGCCGACAGGGCCACAGAGGGCAAGCTGGCCATGGAGCAGGAGCTGAGGAAATGGAGGGAGGAAAACGGCAGGCGGCGCAGGGCTGGTGACCAGGCTCCAAAATCTAAAGCCAAACCTTCAAACACTGCAGAGATCATCCGTGGAGACACGAAATGCACGATCAAAGATGACAGTTGTGCCGCCTCGTCAGTTCATCCTCTGTCGGACGCGTCCGGGAGGAGCAGCCCCAACGATCTGGCCCTGCAAGCGAAGACGAAGAAGGCAAAGAAGCTGTCGCTCTTCCCGCGCATCATCATTTTCCTGGGCAGGAGGCGGCTCAAAGCTGCCAGGTAA